One stretch of Parasteatoda tepidariorum isolate YZ-2023 unplaced genomic scaffold, CAS_Ptep_4.0 HiC_scaffold_732, whole genome shotgun sequence DNA includes these proteins:
- the LOC107436954 gene encoding uncharacterized protein: MVSMGIRLTFSNDELFENCEISLLIGQGFYWSLTKQIKRLDFSLVAIDTSLGWSLQGKCDEHSVCNRDEEVLSEFDNSVSFVDGRYRVSLPWRPGMREVLKNNENIARKRFERLCCRFGMDPELHCEYRNVIDGYIKGGIVEHTSCDSLRDSKGFFLPHHAVIRNDKSTSRLRIVFDGSSHEDGYASLNQSLFTGPNLHFDILELLRFRENPIAFTADVKSAFLQIELDIPDRNFIRFYWADSLNGNPYILNFARVLFGLRPSPYLLAATLKHHFRKYKEQFPETFELLNSSVYVDDLILGQNNIEDALSTSKEC, translated from the exons ATGGTGTCAATGGGAATTAGATTGACATTTAGTAATgatgaattgtttgaaaattgtgaaatttcattgttaattggTCAGGGTTTTTATTGGtctttaacaaaacaaattaaaagattgGATTTCTCACTGGTTGCTATTGATACCAGTCTTGGTTGGTCTCTTCAGGGTAAATGTGATGAGCATAGTGTTT GTAATAGAGATGAAGAGGTGCTTAGTGAGTTTGATAATTCAGTTAGTTTTGTAGATGGTAGATACCGTGTAAGCTTGCCTTGGAGACCAGGTATGAgagaagttttgaaaaataatgaaaatattgctCGTAAGCGTTTTGAAAGGTTATGTTGTAGGTTTGGGATGGATCCAGAGTTGCATTGTGAATATAGGAATGTAATCGATGGTTACATTAAGGGAGGTATAGTTGAGCATACTTCATGTGATTCTTTGAGGGATAGTAAGGGATTTTTTCTGCCCCATCATGCAGTGATACGCAATGACAAATCTACCAGTAGACTGCGTATTGTGTTTGATGGATCTAGTCATGAAGATGGGTATGCCTCGTTAAATCAAAGCTTATTTACTGGTCCAAACTTACATTTTGATATTCTGGAACTTCTACGTTTTCGGGAAAATCCTATAGCGTTTACAGCTGATGTAAAATCTgcatttcttcaaattgaaCTTGATATTCCTGATAGAAACTTTATTCGTTTTTACTGGGCAGATAGCTTGAATGGTAATCcctacattttgaattttgccagAGTTCTATTTGGCCTTAGGCCTAGTCCATACCTTCTTGCAGCGACTTTGAaacatcattttagaaaatacaaGGAACAGTTTCCAGAGACATTTGAGTTATTAAATAGCTCGGTATACGTCGATGATCTCATTTTGGgacaaaataatattgaagACGCTTTAAGTACTTCCAAGGAGTGCTAG